One Streptomyces sp. V4I8 genomic window carries:
- the ligD gene encoding non-homologous end-joining DNA ligase, whose product MTGGDDTKRVRAGRRTVEVKRVDKVLFPGDGDAKEYTKGDLVDYYRSVAEFMLPHLRGRPLMLERHPDGVDGPQFMQKNTPEHYPEWITRVEVAKEDGTVRHTVCDDVATLVYLADQACLTLHRWLSRTDRIDFPDRMVFDLDPAGDDFGQVREAAGLLGELLDTLKLPSALMTTGSRGLHVVVPLKGEQDFDEVRGFARDVADTLVDAHPDRLTTAARKKDRGDRLYLDVQRNAYAQTAVAPFTVRPRPGAPVATPLTWAELDDPDLDARRWTIADAVEQARTNPWAGVMSRPRALGPARRRLDALRG is encoded by the coding sequence GTGACCGGCGGCGACGATACGAAGCGGGTGCGGGCGGGCCGTCGTACCGTCGAGGTCAAACGCGTCGACAAGGTGCTCTTTCCCGGTGACGGGGACGCGAAGGAGTACACCAAGGGCGACCTCGTCGACTACTACCGGTCCGTCGCCGAGTTCATGCTGCCGCACCTGCGCGGCCGTCCGCTGATGCTGGAGCGGCACCCCGACGGCGTCGACGGACCGCAGTTCATGCAGAAGAACACCCCGGAGCACTACCCGGAGTGGATCACCCGGGTCGAGGTGGCCAAGGAGGACGGCACCGTCCGCCACACGGTCTGCGACGACGTCGCGACCCTCGTCTACCTCGCCGACCAGGCCTGTCTCACCCTGCACCGCTGGCTGTCGCGCACCGACCGGATCGACTTCCCCGACCGGATGGTCTTCGACCTCGACCCGGCTGGCGACGACTTCGGGCAGGTGCGGGAGGCGGCCGGGCTGCTCGGTGAGCTGCTCGACACGCTGAAGCTCCCGTCGGCGCTGATGACGACCGGGTCGCGCGGCCTGCACGTGGTCGTACCGCTGAAGGGGGAACAGGACTTCGACGAGGTGCGCGGGTTCGCCCGGGACGTCGCCGACACCCTCGTCGATGCCCACCCGGACCGGCTCACCACCGCCGCCCGCAAGAAGGACCGCGGCGACCGCCTCTATCTGGACGTACAGCGCAACGCCTACGCCCAGACGGCGGTCGCGCCCTTCACCGTGCGCCCCCGGCCGGGCGCCCCCGTGGCCACGCCCCTGACCTGGGCCGAGCTGGACGACCCGGACCTCGACGCCCGCCGCTGGACCATCGCCGATGCCGTGGAGCAGGCCCGCACCAACCCGTGGGCGGGGGTGATGAGCCGCCCCCGCGCCCTGGGGCCCGCCCGGCGCAGGCTCGACGCACTCCGTGGCTGA
- a CDS encoding gas vesicle protein, with product MTDSQNSPKSSRQRQGGADDMPSPMEVLRQARAQLAELTGKAAETVSSFEQTEDGWALEIEVLELTRVPDTMSLMASYQVELDQQGRLTGYRRVRRYERGRSDAHRPGGR from the coding sequence ATGACTGATTCACAGAACTCACCCAAATCATCCAGACAACGACAGGGCGGGGCGGACGACATGCCGAGCCCGATGGAGGTCCTGCGCCAGGCGCGCGCCCAGCTCGCCGAGCTCACCGGCAAGGCCGCGGAGACGGTGTCCTCGTTCGAACAGACCGAGGACGGCTGGGCGCTGGAGATCGAGGTCCTGGAGCTGACCCGTGTCCCCGACACGATGAGTCTGATGGCGAGCTACCAGGTGGAGCTCGACCAGCAGGGACGGCTCACCGGCTACCGGCGTGTCCGCCGCTACGAACGCGGACGGTCCGACGCACACAGGCCGGGCGGCCGCTAG
- a CDS encoding gas vesicle structural protein GvpA, which translates to MTVVPAQQTGGGGGSSGLYDVLELVLDRGLVIDAFVRVSLVGIEILKIDVRVVVASVDTYLRFAEACNRLDLEAGPRKDPGLPDLVGELTESGARGKSKGALSGAAETISDAFKQARDEGEREPKPRARKSTAARRKEEQE; encoded by the coding sequence ATGACCGTAGTACCGGCACAGCAGACCGGAGGCGGAGGCGGCAGCAGCGGCCTCTATGACGTCCTGGAGCTCGTCCTCGACAGGGGGCTCGTCATCGATGCGTTCGTACGGGTCTCCCTCGTCGGCATCGAGATCCTCAAGATCGACGTCCGGGTCGTCGTCGCCAGCGTCGACACCTATCTCCGCTTCGCCGAGGCGTGCAACCGGCTCGACCTGGAGGCCGGACCGCGCAAGGACCCGGGCCTGCCCGACCTCGTCGGCGAGCTCACCGAGTCCGGCGCGCGCGGCAAGTCGAAGGGGGCGCTGTCCGGCGCCGCGGAGACCATCTCCGACGCCTTCAAGCAGGCACGGGACGAAGGGGAGCGCGAGCCCAAGCCGCGCGCCCGTAAGTCCACGGCGGCCCGCAGGAAGGAGGAGCAGGAGTGA
- a CDS encoding GvpL/GvpF family gas vesicle protein, producing the protein MSTYVYGITASSHPSLPSAVGGVGDPPSPIRVLKEGGLAALVSDAPEGLRPKRKELLAHSNVLAEAGAAGCVLPMRFGSIAPDDDTVTGVLAERAEHYKERLTALDGKVEYNIKASHSEEAVLHSVLSENPEIRAITEANRQAGGGTYEERLRLGEMVVAAVKAQEAEDATDVQHTLEPAADAVSVGPDSSGWLANVSFLVDREGVETFLTAVEQLRKGHPHLDLRVNGPLPPYSFVDPGPAEPAGTMTGAESAEE; encoded by the coding sequence GTGAGCACGTACGTGTACGGCATCACCGCGAGCTCGCACCCCTCACTTCCGAGCGCCGTGGGCGGCGTCGGCGACCCGCCGAGCCCGATCCGCGTACTGAAGGAGGGTGGCCTGGCCGCCCTGGTCAGCGACGCCCCCGAAGGGCTGCGCCCCAAGCGCAAGGAACTGCTCGCCCACTCGAACGTGCTCGCCGAGGCGGGCGCGGCCGGGTGCGTGCTGCCCATGCGGTTCGGGAGCATCGCCCCCGACGACGACACGGTCACCGGAGTCCTCGCCGAACGTGCCGAGCACTACAAGGAACGCCTCACGGCCCTGGACGGCAAGGTCGAGTACAACATCAAGGCCAGCCACTCCGAAGAGGCCGTGCTGCACAGCGTGCTGTCCGAGAACCCGGAGATCCGGGCCATCACGGAGGCCAACCGGCAGGCAGGCGGCGGTACTTACGAGGAACGGCTCCGGCTCGGCGAGATGGTGGTCGCCGCGGTCAAGGCCCAGGAGGCCGAGGACGCGACCGACGTACAGCACACCCTGGAACCGGCCGCGGACGCGGTCAGCGTGGGCCCCGACTCCAGCGGCTGGCTCGCCAACGTGTCGTTCCTGGTGGACCGCGAGGGGGTCGAGACCTTCCTCACTGCGGTGGAACAGCTCCGCAAGGGCCACCCCCACCTCGATCTGCGCGTCAACGGCCCGCTGCCGCCGTACAGCTTCGTCGATCCCGGTCCCGCCGAGCCCGCGGGGACCATGACCGGCGCGGAGAGCGCGGAGGAGTGA
- a CDS encoding gas vesicle protein GvpG yields the protein MGLIGEVALLPFAPVRGSAWVIRQVLQEAERLYYDPATVRAELAALEEQLTAGEIDEEEFDRREDELLDRLETALAHGTGK from the coding sequence GTGGGACTGATCGGAGAAGTGGCGCTGCTGCCGTTCGCCCCGGTGCGCGGCAGCGCGTGGGTGATCAGACAGGTCTTGCAGGAGGCGGAGCGCCTCTACTACGACCCGGCGACCGTGCGCGCCGAACTGGCCGCCCTGGAAGAGCAGTTGACCGCGGGCGAGATCGACGAGGAGGAGTTCGACCGCCGGGAGGACGAGCTCCTCGACCGGCTCGAGACCGCCCTTGCGCACGGCACGGGCAAGTGA
- a CDS encoding histone H1-like repetitive region-containing protein translates to MNRVGLGLAVGAGYVLGRTKKMKLAFAIGTLAAGKRMQLSPRALADLVSQQLQNNPQFKEIGDQLREDLRGVGKAASGAMFERQLDAFADRLHGRTAQVRDQLAGVAPGTEDLGPDDEEYEEPEEEDAEEPEAEAEESEAEEPEAEEPEAEEEPRRKAAKKAPAKKAPAKKAPAKKAAAKKAPAKKTAAKKAAAKKTPAAKKTADRKPAAKKTTAARGGARSARSRLQKGGDER, encoded by the coding sequence ATGAACCGAGTGGGACTGGGCCTCGCGGTAGGGGCCGGATACGTCCTCGGACGTACGAAGAAGATGAAGCTGGCCTTCGCCATCGGCACGTTGGCGGCCGGCAAGCGGATGCAGCTGAGCCCGCGGGCGCTCGCGGACCTGGTGTCGCAGCAGCTGCAGAACAACCCGCAGTTCAAGGAGATCGGGGACCAGCTGCGCGAGGACCTGCGCGGGGTGGGCAAGGCCGCGTCGGGCGCCATGTTCGAGCGGCAGCTCGACGCCTTCGCCGACCGGCTGCACGGCCGTACCGCACAGGTCCGTGACCAGTTGGCCGGCGTCGCGCCCGGGACGGAGGATCTCGGTCCGGACGACGAGGAGTACGAGGAGCCGGAAGAGGAAGACGCTGAGGAACCCGAGGCCGAGGCTGAGGAATCCGAGGCTGAGGAGCCTGAGGCTGAGGAGCCCGAGGCCGAGGAGGAGCCGCGCCGGAAGGCGGCGAAGAAGGCACCGGCGAAGAAGGCTCCGGCCAAGAAGGCTCCGGCGAAGAAGGCCGCCGCGAAGAAGGCGCCCGCCAAGAAGACCGCGGCGAAGAAGGCCGCGGCCAAGAAGACACCGGCGGCGAAGAAGACGGCCGACAGGAAGCCCGCCGCCAAGAAGACGACCGCGGCGCGCGGGGGCGCCCGCAGCGCACGGTCCCGGCTGCAGAAGGGCGGCGACGAGCGATGA
- a CDS encoding SRPBCC family protein, translating to MTETVGSATSAAKGATGPISGLAHSEAADRLKAEVQEYLAAQATRLLTGAGHKLGEATGKLTDMAEGRSPGFAKLALDGGRKIAEGKGPLRTALELGATRVKDNVTGALKNLGGGKGGGKGGAGKKPTVILEYVDVGVPLRTAYDQWTQYQDFSTFAKGVQSANRADDTTSDWQLKVFWSNRSWKAQTTEQLPDDRIAWTSEGAKGTTKGVVSFHRLADNLTRVLLVVEYYPQGLFEKTGNIWRAQGRRARLDLQNYVRFITLKGEAEDGWRGEIRDGEVVRSHEDAVAEEDEEAYEGEEQEDGEAAYAEEENGEYPDEDTGENEEAEDTEDTEEPEGEYEADGEDEYEADAEDEYEDEPEADAEEEPEPEDEDEYAGGRSRR from the coding sequence ATGACCGAGACAGTCGGATCCGCGACCTCCGCGGCCAAAGGGGCCACGGGGCCGATCAGCGGCCTGGCGCACAGCGAGGCCGCCGACCGGCTCAAGGCCGAAGTGCAGGAGTACCTCGCCGCCCAGGCCACGCGGCTGCTGACCGGCGCCGGCCACAAACTCGGCGAGGCCACGGGCAAGCTGACCGACATGGCCGAGGGCCGCAGCCCCGGCTTCGCCAAGCTCGCCCTGGACGGCGGCCGCAAGATCGCCGAAGGCAAGGGACCGCTGCGCACAGCGCTGGAGCTCGGCGCCACACGCGTCAAGGACAACGTGACCGGCGCGCTGAAGAACCTTGGCGGCGGCAAGGGCGGCGGCAAGGGCGGGGCGGGCAAGAAGCCCACCGTCATCCTTGAGTACGTCGACGTCGGCGTCCCGCTGCGCACCGCGTACGACCAGTGGACCCAGTACCAGGACTTCAGCACCTTCGCCAAGGGCGTGCAGAGCGCGAACCGCGCCGACGACACGACCTCCGACTGGCAGCTGAAGGTCTTCTGGTCCAACCGCAGCTGGAAGGCGCAGACCACCGAGCAACTGCCCGACGACCGGATCGCCTGGACCTCCGAGGGCGCCAAGGGCACCACGAAGGGCGTCGTCTCCTTCCACCGGCTTGCCGACAACCTCACCCGGGTCCTGCTGGTCGTCGAGTACTACCCGCAGGGCCTCTTCGAGAAGACCGGCAACATCTGGCGCGCCCAGGGCCGCCGCGCCCGGCTCGACCTCCAGAACTACGTCCGCTTCATCACCCTCAAGGGAGAGGCGGAGGACGGCTGGCGCGGTGAGATCCGCGACGGCGAAGTCGTCCGCAGCCACGAGGACGCGGTCGCGGAGGAGGACGAGGAGGCGTACGAAGGAGAAGAGCAGGAAGACGGCGAAGCCGCGTACGCGGAGGAGGAGAACGGGGAGTACCCGGACGAGGACACCGGGGAAAACGAGGAAGCGGAGGACACCGAGGACACGGAGGAGCCGGAGGGCGAGTACGAGGCCGACGGCGAAGACGAGTACGAGGCGGATGCCGAGGACGAGTACGAGGACGAGCCCGAGGCTGACGCCGAGGAGGAGCCCGAGCCCGAGGACGAGGACGAGTACGCCGGTGGCAGGAGCCGCCGATGA
- a CDS encoding gas vesicle protein: MTTPGRLPQPYGHDSSANLADILERVLDKGVVIAGDIRINLLDIELLTIKLRLIVASVDKAKEMGIDWWEDDPALSTRARRDELARENAELRERLAQLEPARQQEEAS; this comes from the coding sequence ATGACGACTCCCGGGCGGCTGCCCCAGCCCTATGGCCACGACAGCAGTGCCAACCTCGCCGACATCCTGGAAAGGGTGCTCGACAAGGGCGTGGTCATCGCGGGCGACATCCGGATCAACCTGCTCGACATCGAACTCCTCACCATCAAGCTGCGGCTCATCGTGGCCTCCGTCGACAAGGCGAAGGAGATGGGTATCGACTGGTGGGAGGACGATCCGGCGCTGTCGACCCGCGCCCGGCGCGACGAACTCGCCCGGGAGAACGCCGAGTTGCGTGAGCGCCTGGCCCAGCTGGAGCCCGCCCGGCAACAGGAGGAGGCCTCATGA
- a CDS encoding GvpL/GvpF family gas vesicle protein produces MTGLRYVYAVCRPFGSALQRQLMGVAGSPPKQLTHHGLIAVVSTVPEADFAEEALRAHLEDLDWLTATARAHQQVIDALTVVTTPLPLRLATVFRDDSGVRTMLEAREEDFRRVLDRLEGRVEWGVKVYAEPETTEAAQPTEPARPEEGVPGSGRDYLRRRRMQTRAREDVWQKAAAFAGRLHETLSAFAEDSRLHAPQNTALSGASGQNMLNAAYLVPRAVSEEFVELVDREKDDAPGIRVELTGPWAAYSFTDEFAEEPEVEP; encoded by the coding sequence ATGACCGGACTGCGCTACGTCTACGCCGTCTGCCGCCCCTTCGGCTCCGCCCTCCAGAGGCAGCTGATGGGGGTCGCCGGGTCGCCCCCCAAGCAGCTGACGCACCACGGCCTGATCGCCGTCGTCAGTACGGTGCCGGAGGCGGACTTCGCCGAGGAGGCGCTGCGCGCCCACCTGGAGGACCTGGACTGGCTCACCGCCACGGCCCGGGCCCACCAGCAGGTCATCGACGCGCTCACCGTCGTGACCACCCCGCTGCCGCTGCGGCTCGCCACCGTCTTCCGGGACGACAGCGGCGTACGGACCATGCTGGAGGCCCGTGAGGAGGACTTCCGGCGCGTCCTGGACCGGCTGGAGGGCCGGGTCGAGTGGGGCGTGAAGGTGTACGCCGAACCTGAAACCACGGAGGCCGCGCAGCCCACCGAGCCCGCGCGGCCGGAGGAGGGGGTGCCCGGTTCGGGCCGCGACTATCTGCGCCGGCGCCGAATGCAGACCCGGGCCCGGGAGGACGTGTGGCAGAAGGCCGCCGCATTCGCCGGCCGGCTCCACGAAACACTTTCCGCGTTCGCCGAGGATTCCCGGCTGCACGCTCCGCAGAACACCGCACTTTCCGGTGCGTCCGGGCAGAACATGCTCAACGCCGCCTATCTGGTGCCGCGCGCCGTTTCCGAGGAATTCGTGGAACTGGTGGACCGGGAGAAGGACGACGCCCCCGGAATCCGGGTCGAACTCACCGGGCCCTGGGCGGCCTATTCCTTCACCGACGAGTTCGCGGAGGAGCCGGAGGTGGAGCCGTGA
- a CDS encoding gas vesicle protein translates to MTAVERREIALVDLLDRLLSGGVVVTGDITLRIADVDLVRIDLNALISSVNEQVPSPWGELV, encoded by the coding sequence GTGACCGCCGTCGAACGCCGTGAGATCGCCCTCGTGGACCTGCTCGACCGGCTGCTCTCCGGGGGCGTCGTGGTCACGGGGGACATCACTTTGCGGATCGCGGACGTCGACCTGGTCCGGATCGACCTGAACGCGCTGATCAGCTCGGTCAACGAGCAGGTCCCGTCACCCTGGGGGGAATTGGTGTGA
- a CDS encoding gas vesicle protein K — protein sequence MTSHRNRLDLDPDTVERDLVKLVLTVVELLRQLMERQALRRFDTGDLSEEQEERIGLTLMLLDDRMTELRDRYGLRPEDLNLDLGPLGPLLPRQ from the coding sequence GTGACGTCCCACCGCAACCGGCTGGACCTCGACCCCGACACCGTGGAACGCGACCTCGTGAAGCTCGTCCTGACGGTCGTGGAGCTGCTGCGTCAGCTCATGGAGCGCCAGGCGCTGCGCCGCTTCGACACGGGCGACCTGAGCGAGGAGCAGGAGGAACGCATCGGGCTCACGCTGATGCTGCTGGACGACCGTATGACCGAGCTGCGGGACCGCTACGGACTGCGGCCCGAGGACCTGAACCTGGACCTCGGGCCGCTGGGACCGTTGCTTCCCAGGCAGTGA
- a CDS encoding class I SAM-dependent methyltransferase: protein MSKAQETAVYTHGHHESVLRSHTWRTAANSAAYLLGSLKPHMRILDVGCGPGTITADLAALVPDGQVTGVDRAPEILDQARATATGRGLANVDFAVADVHALDFPDDTFCVVHAHQVLQHVGDPVTALREMKRVTRPGGFIAVRDSDYAAMTWYPAPPGMDAWLDLYRRVARANGGEPDAGRRLKSWALRAGFTDITATSSTWTFSTPDERAWWSGLWADRTLASAYAERATEGGHASAEQLRAVSEAWREWGRQEEGWFSVLHGEILCRKDA from the coding sequence ATGTCGAAGGCCCAGGAGACCGCCGTCTACACCCACGGGCACCACGAGTCCGTACTGCGCTCGCACACCTGGCGTACGGCCGCCAACTCGGCGGCCTACCTGCTCGGCTCGCTGAAGCCGCACATGAGGATCCTCGACGTCGGCTGCGGCCCGGGGACCATCACCGCCGACCTGGCGGCCCTGGTCCCCGACGGGCAGGTCACCGGTGTCGACCGGGCGCCGGAGATCCTGGACCAGGCCCGGGCCACGGCCACCGGGCGCGGTCTGGCGAACGTCGACTTCGCGGTCGCGGACGTGCACGCCCTGGATTTCCCGGACGACACGTTCTGTGTCGTCCACGCCCACCAGGTGCTGCAGCACGTCGGCGATCCGGTGACCGCGCTGCGTGAGATGAAGCGGGTGACCAGGCCGGGCGGCTTCATCGCGGTCCGCGACTCGGACTACGCGGCCATGACCTGGTATCCGGCGCCCCCGGGCATGGACGCCTGGCTGGACCTGTACCGCCGGGTCGCCCGCGCCAACGGCGGCGAGCCGGACGCCGGGCGCCGGCTGAAGTCCTGGGCGCTGCGGGCCGGGTTCACGGACATCACGGCCACGTCGAGCACCTGGACCTTCTCGACGCCGGACGAGCGGGCCTGGTGGAGCGGGCTGTGGGCGGACCGCACGCTGGCCTCGGCGTACGCCGAGCGGGCCACGGAGGGCGGACATGCGAGCGCGGAGCAACTGCGCGCCGTGTCGGAGGCCTGGCGGGAGTGGGGCCGACAGGAAGAAGGCTGGTTCAGTGTTCTGCACGGGGAGATTCTGTGCCGTAAAGATGCCTGA
- a CDS encoding bifunctional phosphatase PAP2/diacylglycerol kinase family protein — translation MSPDVDLTVPKPGRHALRNRFLALDSRLFEFAAERNWPYAEPVLPRLSRSANHGVLWFATAAAIAASRTPRARRAAARGLASLSLASLTINTLGKRSVRRPRPVLDPVPLGRQLKRQPITTSFPSGHAASATAFATGVALESPAWGLAVAPIAWSVALSRVYTGVHFPSDVVAGAALGAGAAFAVRGMVPTRDRLVPPARPCTDVPALEDGDGLVVVANKGSGSSDRVHALLDTLPRAELVECEPADTPAELRKAAVRARVLGVCGGDGTVNAAAEVALEFGLPLAVLPGGTLNHFALDLGVEDERDLSRAIQRGEAVRVDVGRFTCDGRQGVFLNTCSLGVYPELVRERDRFSSRIGAWPAGVLGALRVLRRDRHPLQAEVAGRAHPLWMLFAGNGTYHRMGLAPARRLNLADGVLDVRVVHGGRRPALRLLAAAVAGPLTRSPAHAAVQVGRLHLSGVTPGALLAYDGEVTEVDGEVTLEKLPEALTVYRPLPGA, via the coding sequence ATGAGCCCAGACGTCGACCTCACCGTCCCGAAACCCGGCCGGCACGCCCTGCGCAACCGGTTCCTCGCCCTCGACTCCCGGCTGTTCGAATTCGCCGCCGAGCGGAACTGGCCGTACGCCGAGCCGGTCCTGCCGCGGCTGAGCCGGAGCGCGAACCACGGTGTGCTGTGGTTCGCGACGGCCGCCGCGATCGCCGCCAGCCGTACCCCCAGGGCCCGCCGGGCCGCGGCCCGGGGCCTCGCCTCGCTGAGCCTGGCCTCGCTGACCATCAACACCCTCGGCAAGCGGTCGGTGCGCCGCCCCCGTCCCGTCCTGGACCCCGTACCGCTGGGCCGGCAGCTGAAGCGGCAGCCGATCACCACCTCGTTCCCGTCCGGGCACGCCGCGTCGGCGACCGCGTTCGCGACCGGAGTCGCGCTGGAGTCGCCCGCCTGGGGCCTGGCGGTGGCCCCGATCGCCTGGTCGGTCGCGCTGTCGCGGGTGTACACCGGCGTCCACTTCCCGAGCGACGTGGTGGCGGGCGCGGCCCTGGGCGCGGGTGCCGCGTTCGCCGTACGGGGCATGGTGCCGACGCGTGACCGGCTGGTCCCGCCGGCCCGGCCCTGTACGGACGTCCCGGCGCTGGAGGACGGCGACGGCCTGGTCGTGGTGGCCAACAAGGGGTCGGGCAGCTCCGACCGGGTGCACGCGCTGCTGGACACGCTGCCGCGTGCCGAGCTCGTCGAGTGCGAACCGGCGGACACCCCGGCCGAGTTGCGCAAGGCGGCCGTCCGGGCCCGGGTGCTCGGGGTGTGCGGCGGCGACGGCACGGTGAACGCGGCGGCCGAGGTGGCGCTGGAGTTCGGCCTGCCGCTCGCGGTGCTGCCCGGCGGCACGTTGAACCACTTCGCCCTCGACCTGGGTGTGGAGGACGAACGCGATCTGAGCCGGGCCATCCAGCGCGGCGAGGCCGTGCGCGTGGACGTGGGCCGGTTCACCTGCGACGGACGGCAGGGCGTCTTCCTCAACACGTGCAGCCTCGGCGTGTACCCGGAGCTGGTGCGCGAGCGGGACCGCTTCTCGTCCCGCATCGGTGCCTGGCCGGCCGGGGTGCTCGGGGCCCTGCGTGTCCTGCGCCGGGACCGGCACCCGCTGCAGGCCGAAGTCGCGGGCCGCGCGCATCCGTTGTGGATGCTGTTCGCCGGGAACGGCACCTACCACCGGATGGGCCTCGCCCCCGCCCGGCGCCTGAATCTCGCGGACGGCGTGCTCGACGTACGGGTCGTGCACGGCGGACGCCGGCCCGCGCTGCGTCTGCTCGCGGCCGCCGTGGCGGGCCCGCTGACCCGCTCACCGGCTCACGCGGCGGTCCAGGTCGGCCGGCTGCACCTGTCCGGCGTCACCCCGGGCGCGCTCCTCGCGTACGACGGCGAAGTCACGGAGGTGGACGGCGAGGTGACGCTGGAGAAGCTGCCGGAGGCGCTGACGGTCTACCGCCCGCTGCCCGGGGCCTGA
- a CDS encoding histidine phosphatase family protein has product MRLLLVRHGQTPSNVDHLLDTGVPGAGLTALGEQQAAVLPEALADEDIEAVYASTLIRTQLTAAPLAAARGLEVFAGDLEMVRGDTEQGVLYMRTVFAWAAGDTGLRMPGGESGAEALARYDAVVAEAAESGAGTVAMVSHGAAIRLWTAARAANVDVPFAAAHPLDNTGVVILEGAPGEGWKALTWAGAVVAPAGEGGPTGWAVDAE; this is encoded by the coding sequence ATGCGCCTGCTCCTCGTCCGCCACGGCCAGACTCCGTCCAACGTGGACCACCTGCTGGACACGGGTGTTCCGGGCGCCGGTCTGACCGCGCTCGGCGAACAGCAGGCCGCGGTTCTTCCCGAGGCACTGGCCGACGAGGACATCGAGGCGGTCTACGCCTCCACCCTGATCCGTACGCAGCTCACCGCCGCGCCGCTGGCCGCCGCGCGGGGCCTTGAGGTGTTCGCGGGGGACCTGGAGATGGTGCGCGGCGACACCGAACAGGGTGTGCTCTACATGAGGACGGTGTTCGCCTGGGCGGCCGGGGACACGGGGCTGCGGATGCCGGGCGGTGAGAGCGGTGCGGAGGCGCTGGCGCGCTACGACGCCGTGGTGGCGGAGGCCGCGGAGAGTGGGGCCGGGACGGTGGCCATGGTCAGTCACGGCGCCGCGATCCGTCTCTGGACGGCGGCGCGGGCGGCCAACGTGGACGTGCCGTTCGCCGCGGCGCACCCGCTGGACAACACCGGAGTGGTGATCCTTGAGGGAGCGCCGGGGGAGGGGTGGAAGGCGTTGACCTGGGCGGGGGCCGTGGTGGCTCCTGCGGGGGAGGGCGGACCGACGGGGTGGGCGGTGGACGCCGAGTAG